The Novosphingobium kaempferiae genome includes a window with the following:
- the proB gene encoding glutamate 5-kinase, translating to MPIARLSDLADPALSPRLVIKVGSALLVGPEGVRRAWITQLVAEIAEARSRGQDVIVVSSGAIALGAATLGLEKGGRGSLADAQASAAVGQIALSGLWAELLGAHGITAAQMLLTLEDLEDRRRYLNVTATLTRLLDAGAVPVINENDSVATQEIRFGDNDRLAARVAQAAQASAVMLLSDIDGLYDRHPKLPGAQMIPVVEGVTAEVRAMASTESNSGMGSGGMVSKLQAAEIAELAGICLVIGNGQHERPVARIVSQGIGTLFVPKRKAAARKAWLGGRLRLKGEIVVDDGAAAALGRGSSLLAKGITAVEGVFSRGDPVAIVDGQGSVLAHGLSEYDAAECAAIVGLHSSDQEAVLGYAPRSSVVHRDQMVLK from the coding sequence ATGCCCATCGCCCGACTCTCCGACCTCGCCGATCCTGCACTTTCGCCCCGCCTCGTCATCAAGGTGGGCTCGGCCCTGCTTGTCGGGCCGGAGGGCGTGCGCCGCGCGTGGATCACGCAGCTGGTGGCCGAAATCGCCGAGGCGCGCAGCCGGGGGCAGGACGTCATCGTGGTGTCCTCGGGCGCGATCGCGCTGGGGGCGGCGACGCTGGGGCTGGAGAAGGGCGGGCGCGGCAGCCTTGCCGACGCGCAGGCGAGCGCCGCCGTCGGCCAGATCGCGCTGTCGGGCCTCTGGGCCGAACTGCTCGGCGCGCATGGCATCACCGCGGCGCAGATGCTGCTGACGCTGGAGGATCTGGAGGACCGCCGCCGTTACCTCAATGTCACCGCCACGCTGACGCGCCTGCTCGATGCGGGCGCGGTGCCCGTCATCAACGAGAACGATTCGGTGGCGACGCAGGAAATCCGCTTCGGTGACAACGACCGCCTTGCTGCACGCGTGGCGCAGGCGGCGCAGGCGAGCGCGGTGATGCTGCTTTCCGACATCGACGGCCTCTATGACCGCCACCCCAAGCTGCCCGGGGCGCAGATGATCCCGGTGGTCGAGGGCGTCACCGCCGAGGTTCGCGCCATGGCGAGCACGGAATCGAACTCCGGCATGGGCTCGGGCGGCATGGTGTCCAAGCTGCAGGCAGCCGAGATCGCCGAACTGGCGGGCATCTGCCTCGTCATCGGCAATGGCCAGCATGAGCGACCCGTCGCGCGCATCGTGTCGCAGGGCATCGGAACCCTGTTCGTTCCGAAACGCAAGGCCGCCGCGCGCAAGGCGTGGCTGGGCGGGCGGCTGCGGCTCAAGGGCGAGATCGTCGTCGACGACGGCGCGGCGGCGGCGCTGGGGCGCGGTTCCAGCCTGCTGGCCAAGGGCATCACGGCGGTCGAGGGCGTGTTCTCGCGCGGAGATCCCGTCGCCATCGTCGATGGGCAGGGCAGCGTGCTGGCGCATGGCCTGTCGGAATACGACGCGGCGGAATGTGCTGCCATCGTCGGCCTGCATTCGAGCGATCAGGAGGCCGTGCTGGGCTACGCGCCGCGCTCCTCCGTGGTCCACCGCGACCAGATGGTGCTGAAGTGA
- the obgE gene encoding GTPase ObgE — protein sequence MHFLDQAKIYVRAGGGGPGAVSFRREKYVEYGGPNGGNGGKGGDIIFEAVPGLNTLIDFRYTQHFKAPRGGHGMGQNRNGAAGKDLVIKVPIGTQIIADDEDRDTVLVDLTEAGQRVTFLEGGMGGRGNASYKTSTNRAPRQHQPGMPPTEQWVWLRLKLLADVGLVGMPNAGKSTFINALSNAKAKVGDYAFTTLRPQLGVVNHKHREFVLADIPGLIAGAADGAGIGDRFLGHIERCRVLVHLIDISNTDPVEAMKVVEEELEAYSELLADKPRLVALNKVDLVDDALAEEYARELLKAGADEVFPISGATGKGMPRLLDAVIDYLPAATVTERPTGEREEADDTPWSPI from the coding sequence ATGCATTTTCTCGACCAGGCCAAGATCTATGTGCGTGCAGGCGGCGGTGGCCCCGGTGCCGTCAGCTTCCGGCGTGAGAAGTACGTCGAGTACGGCGGCCCCAACGGCGGCAACGGCGGCAAGGGCGGCGATATCATCTTCGAGGCCGTGCCCGGCCTCAACACGCTGATCGACTTCCGCTACACCCAGCACTTCAAGGCTCCGCGCGGCGGCCACGGCATGGGCCAGAACCGTAACGGCGCGGCGGGCAAGGATCTGGTCATCAAGGTGCCGATCGGTACGCAGATCATCGCCGACGATGAGGATCGCGACACCGTGCTCGTCGACCTGACCGAGGCGGGCCAGCGCGTCACCTTCCTCGAAGGCGGCATGGGCGGGCGCGGCAACGCCAGCTACAAGACCAGCACCAATCGCGCCCCGCGCCAGCACCAGCCCGGCATGCCGCCCACGGAACAGTGGGTGTGGCTGCGCCTCAAGCTGCTGGCCGACGTCGGCCTCGTCGGCATGCCCAACGCGGGCAAGTCCACGTTCATCAACGCGCTGTCCAACGCCAAGGCGAAGGTGGGCGACTATGCCTTCACCACGCTGCGTCCGCAGCTGGGCGTGGTGAACCACAAGCACCGCGAGTTCGTGCTGGCCGACATCCCCGGCCTGATCGCGGGCGCGGCGGACGGCGCAGGCATCGGCGACCGTTTCCTCGGCCACATCGAGCGTTGCCGCGTGCTGGTCCACCTCATCGACATCTCCAACACCGATCCGGTGGAGGCGATGAAGGTCGTCGAGGAGGAACTGGAAGCCTACAGCGAACTGCTGGCCGACAAGCCGCGCCTCGTCGCGCTGAACAAGGTCGATCTGGTCGACGATGCGCTGGCGGAGGAATACGCCCGCGAACTGCTCAAGGCGGGTGCGGACGAAGTGTTCCCGATTTCCGGCGCGACCGGCAAGGGCATGCCGCGGCTGCTCGACGCGGTGATCGACTACCTTCCGGCTGCGACCGTGACTGAACGTCCTACGGGTGAGCGCGAAGAGGCCGACGACACGCCCTGGTCGCCGATCTGA
- a CDS encoding Bax inhibitor-1/YccA family protein codes for MANWNDPQPRQGFGASPSRDGTDLGRADGRTAYDAGLRRHMLSIYNYMASGVLLSGIVAMLFAPYAVQMMQSPIKWLVMLAPLGFVFAISGGAQRFSEGTLKVLYWAFAAIMGVSLSTIFVIYTATSIATTFFATAAAFAGLSLYGYTTKKDLSGFGTFLIMGLVGILIASLVNIFVGSSVLQLVISILGVLIFAGLTAYDTQMLKNQYYHLRGTDFVGKAVVLGALSLYLDFINMFQFLLSFLGQRD; via the coding sequence ATGGCGAATTGGAACGACCCCCAGCCCCGTCAGGGCTTCGGTGCGTCTCCGAGCCGTGATGGCACCGACCTCGGGCGCGCTGACGGCCGGACCGCCTACGACGCCGGTCTGCGTCGGCACATGCTGTCGATCTACAACTACATGGCCTCGGGCGTGCTGCTGTCGGGTATCGTCGCGATGCTCTTCGCGCCTTATGCGGTGCAGATGATGCAGTCGCCGATCAAGTGGCTGGTCATGCTCGCCCCGCTGGGCTTCGTGTTCGCCATCAGCGGCGGCGCGCAGCGCTTCAGCGAGGGCACGCTCAAGGTGCTCTACTGGGCCTTCGCGGCGATCATGGGCGTTTCGCTCTCGACGATCTTCGTGATCTACACGGCGACCTCGATTGCGACCACGTTCTTCGCGACCGCTGCGGCTTTTGCGGGCCTCAGCCTCTACGGCTACACCACGAAGAAGGATCTGTCGGGCTTCGGCACGTTCCTCATCATGGGTCTGGTCGGCATCCTGATCGCCTCGCTCGTGAACATCTTCGTGGGTTCGAGCGTACTGCAACTGGTGATCTCGATCCTGGGCGTGCTGATTTTCGCGGGCCTCACCGCCTACGACACGCAGATGCTCAAGAACCAGTACTACCATCTGCGCGGCACCGACTTCGTCGGCAAGGCCGTGGTTCTCGGCGCACTGAGCCTGTATCTGGACTTCATCAACATGTTCCAGTTCCTGCTCAGCTTCCTCGGTCAGCGCGACTGA
- a CDS encoding pyrroline-5-carboxylate reductase family protein — translation MDRFQNILLVGCGNMAGAMLTGWLAGGIPASRFTVVDPRIESVPEGVTLRRELPADGRFDAILLGVKPQGLDDVAPMLNPLVGRETALFSILAGVEFDSLAARFPRAGALVRVMPNLAAAVGKSPIALDARGLDETGRAAVTTFMEPLGTPEWLAGEHLFDAVTALAGCGPAFVYRFIDSLAAGAVALGLDEGQSQRLALAMVEGAGMLAGASEFSPGELADKVASPGGSTRAGMNVLDENGALAAVVAAAMTASRDRNAEMAAAARKA, via the coding sequence ATGGACCGGTTTCAGAACATCCTGCTCGTCGGTTGCGGCAACATGGCGGGCGCCATGCTGACCGGTTGGCTGGCCGGCGGTATCCCGGCCTCGCGCTTCACCGTCGTCGATCCTCGTATCGAGAGTGTTCCCGAGGGTGTCACCCTGCGTCGCGAACTGCCGGCCGACGGGCGTTTCGACGCGATCCTGCTGGGCGTGAAGCCGCAGGGGCTCGATGATGTCGCCCCCATGCTGAACCCGCTGGTGGGGCGCGAGACTGCGCTGTTCTCCATCCTTGCGGGCGTCGAATTCGACAGCCTTGCCGCGCGCTTCCCTCGGGCGGGGGCGCTGGTCCGGGTGATGCCGAACCTCGCCGCTGCTGTCGGCAAGTCGCCGATCGCGCTCGACGCGCGCGGGCTCGACGAGACCGGCCGTGCCGCCGTCACCACTTTCATGGAGCCGCTCGGCACGCCTGAATGGCTGGCGGGCGAGCACCTGTTCGATGCCGTCACCGCGCTTGCGGGCTGCGGCCCGGCGTTCGTCTACCGTTTCATCGACTCCCTTGCCGCAGGCGCTGTCGCGCTCGGCCTCGACGAAGGGCAGTCGCAGCGCCTCGCGCTGGCGATGGTCGAGGGGGCTGGTATGCTGGCGGGCGCTTCCGAGTTCTCGCCGGGCGAACTGGCCGACAAGGTGGCGAGCCCCGGCGGATCGACCCGCGCAGGCATGAACGTGCTCGACGAAAACGGCGCGCTGGCCGCAGTCGTCGCCGCGGCCATGACGGCCTCGCGCGACCGTAATGCCGAGATGGCCGCCGCCGCCCGCAAGGCGTGA
- a CDS encoding YbjN domain-containing protein: MRTVQDDIDRDDEAAPVEMLASLFEARDWPFEYSGEDEISAEIKGAWATYQFQAIWRAEDQVLQLLCLPDIRIAEGKRAAVYEALALINEQLWLGHFDVWSNGGVVLYRHGLMLGPHGLLGPGEAQMVVEAAIEECDRFYPVFQFILWGDKTPTEALSAAMVDAAGEA, translated from the coding sequence ATGAGGACCGTTCAGGACGATATCGACCGGGACGACGAGGCTGCCCCCGTGGAGATGCTGGCTTCGCTGTTCGAGGCGCGCGACTGGCCCTTCGAGTATTCGGGCGAGGACGAGATCTCGGCCGAGATCAAAGGCGCCTGGGCGACGTACCAGTTCCAGGCGATCTGGCGCGCCGAGGATCAGGTGCTCCAGCTCCTGTGCCTGCCCGACATCCGCATCGCAGAGGGCAAGCGTGCTGCTGTCTACGAGGCGCTGGCGCTCATCAACGAGCAGCTCTGGCTCGGCCATTTCGACGTCTGGTCGAACGGCGGCGTGGTGCTGTATCGCCACGGCCTGATGCTCGGACCGCACGGGCTGCTGGGGCCGGGCGAGGCGCAGATGGTGGTCGAGGCCGCGATCGAGGAATGCGATCGCTTCTACCCTGTGTTTCAGTTCATCCTGTGGGGTGACAAGACGCCGACCGAGGCGCTCTCCGCCGCAATGGTGGACGCCGCCGGGGAGGCCTGA
- a CDS encoding SPOR domain-containing protein, whose amino-acid sequence MDHLVSRLLGGVALAGALGWAPMASGQSAPVVSRPVVQSLPSEDNKKLSAALARLGRDSRDVAALIDAGDAASALHDYDAAIGFYRRADEASPGNARAKAGLGSAFVHTGDPVSAIPYFDAAEMAGASTASISADRGLAYDLVGDNVAAQRYYALALPTLSGDKADDLRNRLAISQAIGGNVDTAYTTLLPLLNKQDKPGWRTRAFTLAIAGDTDQAVEVAGKILPGQLAQNIAPYLRYMPRLTKAQQAAAANLGRFPRASEIGRDDARIAAYAPPRSTAAGGGLIPKGEPLGGGTAAKLAKATKPARTRSTRSETQQPTRVTSSTAPARTATVAAIDPDRVAPPEPKPTIERGSGELPPINRPAEPVKVAEAPKPTPASTPTPAPTRTALATAPSTSARPVTPGFDLGRLPAAQAAATPTPAPAPTQQAVARTPAATPASAPPAPGPSQLSLSEIFADIGKPTAETLPASGAVDIRLITPAVPPPRVTLPKVEEAKAVDAKPDTKLADARLADAKVAETKTVDPKAKPDAKKTAVAKAAEAKAKALADAKAKADAEAKAKAKKPSHPSRIWVQIGVGRNKDAIAFDWRRYTRESAALLKGRTPYVSEMGRTNRILIGPFATQKAANAFLADAKKQGFSDALPWTSPAGQVVDPLSGQ is encoded by the coding sequence GTGGATCACTTGGTATCGCGGTTGCTCGGCGGCGTGGCGCTTGCAGGCGCTCTGGGCTGGGCTCCGATGGCATCCGGGCAGTCCGCCCCTGTGGTTTCCCGGCCAGTAGTCCAGTCGCTCCCGAGCGAGGACAACAAGAAGTTGAGCGCCGCGCTCGCCAGGCTAGGCCGCGATTCACGCGATGTCGCCGCACTGATCGACGCGGGCGATGCCGCCAGCGCCCTGCATGACTACGATGCGGCCATCGGCTTTTACCGCCGCGCCGACGAGGCGAGCCCCGGCAATGCCCGCGCAAAGGCCGGGCTCGGCAGCGCCTTCGTCCATACCGGCGACCCGGTAAGCGCCATCCCCTATTTCGACGCCGCCGAAATGGCGGGCGCTTCCACAGCCTCGATTTCCGCCGACCGTGGACTGGCCTACGATCTCGTCGGCGACAACGTGGCGGCGCAGCGATACTACGCGCTGGCGCTGCCGACGCTGTCGGGAGACAAGGCCGACGACTTGCGCAACCGCCTTGCGATCAGCCAGGCCATCGGCGGCAATGTCGATACGGCGTACACCACGCTGTTGCCGCTGCTGAACAAGCAGGACAAGCCGGGCTGGCGCACCCGCGCGTTCACGCTGGCTATTGCGGGAGATACCGATCAGGCGGTCGAGGTGGCAGGCAAGATTCTCCCCGGCCAGCTCGCCCAGAACATCGCGCCGTACCTGCGCTATATGCCTCGTCTCACTAAGGCGCAGCAGGCGGCGGCGGCCAACCTCGGGCGCTTTCCCCGCGCTTCGGAGATCGGCCGCGACGATGCGCGTATCGCCGCGTATGCGCCGCCGCGCTCGACCGCTGCCGGTGGAGGGCTGATTCCCAAGGGCGAGCCGCTCGGCGGCGGAACGGCGGCAAAGCTGGCGAAGGCGACCAAGCCTGCGCGCACCCGCTCGACGCGCAGCGAGACGCAGCAGCCGACGCGCGTGACCTCGTCCACCGCGCCCGCGCGCACGGCGACGGTCGCCGCGATCGACCCCGACCGCGTGGCGCCACCCGAGCCGAAGCCGACCATCGAGCGCGGTTCGGGCGAACTGCCGCCGATCAATCGCCCTGCCGAGCCTGTGAAGGTGGCGGAAGCGCCGAAACCGACGCCTGCGTCAACGCCCACGCCTGCCCCGACACGCACCGCGCTGGCGACGGCGCCTTCCACCTCCGCCCGACCTGTGACGCCCGGCTTCGACCTTGGGCGACTGCCCGCGGCACAGGCGGCTGCCACGCCGACGCCAGCACCTGCTCCTACACAGCAAGCAGTTGCCCGCACTCCAGCCGCAACGCCTGCCAGTGCTCCTCCGGCACCCGGTCCGAGCCAGCTATCGCTGTCCGAGATATTCGCCGATATCGGCAAGCCGACCGCCGAGACATTGCCCGCATCGGGCGCGGTCGACATCCGCCTGATAACCCCCGCCGTACCGCCGCCGCGCGTGACTTTGCCCAAGGTCGAAGAGGCCAAGGCTGTCGATGCGAAGCCGGACACGAAGCTCGCTGATGCCAGGCTGGCGGATGCGAAGGTGGCCGAAACCAAAACCGTCGATCCCAAGGCGAAGCCGGATGCGAAGAAGACTGCCGTCGCCAAGGCAGCCGAAGCGAAAGCCAAGGCTCTGGCTGATGCAAAGGCCAAGGCAGATGCCGAAGCGAAGGCCAAGGCGAAGAAGCCCTCGCATCCCAGCCGTATCTGGGTGCAGATCGGCGTCGGGCGGAACAAGGACGCCATCGCCTTCGACTGGCGTCGCTACACGCGCGAAAGCGCGGCGCTGCTCAAGGGGCGCACGCCCTACGTCAGCGAGATGGGGCGCACCAACCGCATCCTGATCGGTCCGTTCGCCACGCAGAAGGCCGCGAACGCCTTCCTTGCCGATGCGAAGAAGCAGGGTTTTTCGGACGCGCTGCCGTGGACGAGCCCGGCCGGGCAGGTCGTCGATCCGCTCTCCGGCCAGTGA
- the ftsZ gene encoding cell division protein FtsZ, with the protein MSINIGPPAIEELRPRILVIGVGGAGGNAIANMIHAQIEGVDFVVANTDAQALNNSIAETRIQLGPDITQGLGAGARPEVGRAAAEETREELERLLDGVHMVFIAAGMGGGTGTGAAPIIAQAAREKGVLTVGVVSKPFMFEGTRRMRAADSGIEELQKHVDTLIVIPNQNLFLVAKAETTFKEAFTLADEVLQQGVRSITDLMIMPGLINLDFADVRSVMGEMGKAMMGTGEGEGPNRALEAAERAIANPLLDGVSMQGAKGVIISIIGGDDMKLLEVDEAANHIRELVDPDANIIWGSAFNPDLQGKIRVSVVATGIEQTTEMAEIASRPLNLGASRGPVRPTYQAPAAPVYQAPVTPTPAPAPAPVAQPAPAPEPAPFASPSQAYEPSAELELGAEDEAQDAPATGGFAGLRGIQKEPLDLSFEAPVEPAPAPRPRTQDELLFDGGQSAPVPPRPKPAGGGSTLFERMTNLSRPRPGADAGSDEDEGDGGSISIPRFLGRQNNQ; encoded by the coding sequence ATGAGCATTAACATCGGACCCCCGGCGATCGAGGAACTTCGTCCGCGCATCCTGGTCATCGGCGTCGGCGGAGCCGGCGGCAACGCGATTGCCAATATGATCCATGCCCAGATCGAGGGCGTGGACTTCGTGGTCGCCAATACGGACGCCCAAGCGCTCAACAACTCGATCGCGGAAACCCGCATCCAGCTTGGTCCGGACATCACGCAGGGTCTCGGTGCCGGCGCGCGTCCGGAAGTGGGCCGTGCGGCAGCGGAAGAAACCCGTGAGGAGCTGGAGCGCCTGCTCGACGGCGTCCACATGGTCTTCATCGCGGCCGGCATGGGCGGCGGCACCGGCACGGGTGCGGCCCCGATCATCGCGCAGGCCGCGCGCGAAAAGGGCGTCCTGACGGTCGGTGTCGTCTCCAAGCCCTTCATGTTCGAAGGTACGCGCCGCATGCGCGCCGCCGACTCGGGCATCGAGGAGCTGCAGAAGCACGTCGACACCCTGATCGTCATCCCCAACCAGAACCTGTTCCTGGTGGCAAAGGCGGAAACGACCTTCAAGGAAGCCTTCACGCTAGCCGATGAAGTGCTCCAGCAGGGCGTGCGCTCGATCACCGACCTGATGATCATGCCGGGCCTCATCAACCTCGACTTCGCGGACGTTCGTTCGGTCATGGGCGAGATGGGCAAGGCGATGATGGGCACGGGAGAGGGCGAAGGCCCGAACCGCGCCCTTGAAGCCGCCGAGCGCGCCATCGCCAACCCGCTGCTCGACGGCGTGTCGATGCAGGGCGCGAAGGGTGTCATCATCTCGATCATCGGCGGCGACGACATGAAGCTGCTGGAAGTCGACGAAGCCGCCAATCACATTCGTGAGCTGGTCGATCCGGACGCGAACATCATCTGGGGCTCGGCGTTCAACCCGGACCTACAGGGCAAGATCCGCGTCTCGGTCGTCGCCACCGGCATCGAACAGACCACGGAAATGGCCGAAATCGCCTCGCGTCCGCTAAATCTCGGCGCGTCGCGTGGCCCGGTTCGCCCGACCTATCAGGCTCCGGCGGCTCCGGTCTATCAGGCGCCTGTCACCCCGACGCCGGCTCCCGCGCCCGCTCCCGTGGCACAGCCTGCCCCGGCTCCCGAGCCCGCGCCGTTCGCATCACCCTCGCAGGCCTACGAGCCTTCGGCAGAGCTGGAGCTCGGTGCCGAGGACGAGGCGCAGGACGCCCCGGCAACTGGCGGTTTCGCCGGTCTGCGTGGCATCCAGAAGGAACCGCTCGACCTCAGCTTCGAGGCTCCGGTGGAGCCCGCTCCGGCTCCCCGCCCGCGCACTCAGGACGAACTGCTGTTCGACGGTGGTCAGTCGGCTCCGGTGCCGCCGCGCCCCAAGCCGGCCGGTGGCGGCAGCACGCTGTTCGAACGCATGACGAACCTCTCGCGTCCGCGCCCGGGTGCCGATGCAGGTTCGGACGAAGATGAAGGCGACGGTGGCTCGATCAGCATCCCGCGCTTCCTCGGTCGTCAGAACAACCAGTAA
- the ftsA gene encoding cell division protein FtsA, giving the protein MANQRISRVFGAVNIGSFRISAIVAGINEVGDMVVLGSGHRASQGIKRGYVTDMAAATYAVRDAIDRAEKMADTAVQKVWIGCSGAGLASRIDQFDAEIGGRRIEQEDIDQLLISAKDVIQPDGRMVLHAQPAQYRLDGAHGVGNPKGLHAERLGVDIHIMLADGAPIRNLTEAVQSAHLEVEAVVGSPIAAGQACLSPEERDLGVALVEFGGEVTNVAIYEQGMLKDMMSIPMGSADITDAIASAFGIRRFQAERLKCVNGSAIASPHDHREMIPVNAPGEEGTGPIARHADDKNRIPRAELIGVITGQLGTLMEEVNKALKTMRFTGQRGKQVVFTGGGAELVGLADYAQAAIGKPVRIGRVAQLSGLAEAHVKPGFSTLAGLVLYAAADPVDIRALGRSHTSTVRLGKLGMVGRVYQALREYF; this is encoded by the coding sequence ATGGCCAACCAGCGCATCTCCCGCGTCTTCGGCGCGGTCAACATCGGTTCGTTCCGCATCTCCGCGATCGTCGCGGGGATCAACGAGGTCGGCGACATGGTCGTGCTCGGCTCGGGCCACCGCGCCAGCCAGGGCATCAAGCGCGGCTACGTCACCGATATGGCCGCTGCGACCTACGCCGTGCGCGACGCGATCGACCGTGCGGAAAAGATGGCCGACACCGCCGTCCAGAAGGTCTGGATCGGCTGCTCGGGGGCAGGGCTCGCCAGCCGCATCGACCAGTTCGATGCCGAGATCGGCGGCCGCCGCATCGAGCAGGAGGATATCGACCAGCTGCTGATCTCGGCCAAGGACGTGATCCAGCCCGATGGGCGCATGGTGCTTCATGCGCAGCCCGCGCAGTACCGTCTCGACGGGGCGCATGGCGTCGGCAATCCCAAGGGGCTGCATGCCGAGCGGCTCGGCGTCGACATCCACATCATGCTCGCTGACGGCGCGCCGATCCGCAACCTGACCGAAGCGGTGCAGTCCGCGCATCTGGAGGTGGAGGCGGTCGTCGGCTCGCCGATTGCGGCGGGTCAGGCCTGTCTCTCGCCCGAAGAGCGTGACCTTGGTGTCGCTCTGGTCGAGTTCGGCGGCGAGGTGACGAACGTCGCGATCTACGAGCAGGGGATGCTCAAGGACATGATGTCGATCCCGATGGGTTCGGCCGACATTACCGACGCCATCGCTTCGGCTTTCGGAATCCGCCGTTTCCAGGCCGAGCGCCTCAAGTGCGTCAACGGCTCGGCCATCGCCAGCCCGCACGATCATCGCGAGATGATCCCCGTCAATGCGCCGGGCGAGGAAGGCACCGGCCCGATCGCCCGCCATGCCGACGACAAGAACCGCATTCCGCGCGCGGAACTGATCGGCGTCATCACCGGCCAGCTCGGCACGCTGATGGAAGAGGTGAACAAGGCGCTCAAGACGATGCGCTTCACCGGCCAGCGCGGCAAGCAGGTGGTCTTCACCGGCGGCGGCGCGGAACTGGTAGGTCTGGCCGACTATGCGCAGGCTGCCATCGGCAAGCCGGTACGCATCGGCCGCGTCGCGCAGCTTTCCGGCCTTGCCGAAGCGCATGTGAAACCGGGCTTCTCGACGCTGGCGGGGCTGGTGCTCTACGCCGCCGCAGACCCGGTCGATATCCGCGCGCTGGGCCGCAGCCATACGAGCACGGTGCGTCTCGGCAAGCTGGGCATGGTCGGACGCGTCTATCAGGCGCTGCGCGAGTACTTTTGA
- a CDS encoding cell division protein FtsQ/DivIB encodes MSQTIRRKGTTARKAAAQQGQQRKVRVAKARTGSALDMVMAWLPFTETQLHKIFLVAILGGAAALVCVVASFAGLPGLAGHQMALVAGQTGFEVKRVEVRGVKNINELKVYEKALAERDRAMPLVDIEALRQDLLGLSWVKDARVSRQLPDTLVIDIVEREPHAVLRKADRFVLIDETGHELEAVSRKDVGGKLIVSGPGAGQQVIALGKMLEAAPAMKPRVAEAEWIGNRRWNLTFQSGQVLALPEGDRESAGALVTFARLDGTNRLLGGKVTAFDMRAKDRIYMRVPEQEGQELALKAGSVPRTGATEDAGGQVQ; translated from the coding sequence ATGAGCCAGACCATCCGGCGCAAGGGCACGACTGCCCGCAAGGCCGCCGCGCAGCAGGGGCAGCAGCGCAAGGTGCGCGTCGCCAAGGCGCGGACCGGCTCGGCGCTCGACATGGTCATGGCCTGGCTGCCGTTTACTGAGACGCAGCTCCACAAGATCTTCCTCGTCGCCATCCTCGGCGGTGCGGCGGCGCTGGTCTGCGTGGTCGCCTCGTTCGCGGGGCTGCCGGGGCTGGCCGGGCATCAGATGGCGCTGGTCGCAGGCCAGACCGGCTTCGAGGTCAAGCGCGTCGAAGTGCGCGGTGTGAAGAACATCAACGAACTCAAGGTCTACGAGAAGGCGCTTGCCGAACGGGACCGCGCGATGCCGCTGGTCGATATCGAGGCACTGCGGCAGGATCTGCTCGGCCTGTCGTGGGTCAAGGATGCGCGCGTCTCGCGCCAGCTGCCCGACACGCTCGTCATCGACATCGTCGAGCGGGAACCGCACGCGGTACTGCGCAAGGCCGACCGTTTCGTCCTGATCGACGAGACGGGGCACGAACTCGAAGCCGTCAGCCGCAAGGACGTGGGCGGCAAGCTCATCGTTTCCGGCCCCGGTGCGGGCCAGCAGGTGATCGCGCTCGGCAAGATGCTGGAAGCCGCGCCCGCGATGAAGCCGCGCGTGGCCGAGGCCGAGTGGATCGGCAATCGCCGGTGGAACCTGACCTTCCAGTCCGGCCAGGTGCTCGCGCTGCCCGAGGGCGACCGTGAGTCCGCCGGGGCGCTGGTCACCTTCGCGCGGCTCGACGGCACCAACCGTCTGCTCGGAGGCAAGGTCACGGCTTTCGATATGCGCGCCAAGGACCGCATCTACATGCGCGTGCCCGAGCAGGAAGGGCAGGAACTCGCGCTGAAGGCGGGCTCCGTGCCGCGTACCGGCGCGACGGAAGATGCCGGCGGGCAAGTACAGTGA